The following proteins come from a genomic window of Diorhabda sublineata isolate icDioSubl1.1 chromosome 7, icDioSubl1.1, whole genome shotgun sequence:
- the LOC130447113 gene encoding general transcription factor II-I repeat domain-containing protein 2-like → MEKKRKIDSECRKFKDQWNIQYFVIESSNKALCLICNESISVLKEYNIKPHYETKHFQNYSKCTGSMRTEKFEAMKRGLKSQQSSFTKLKTEQEAATRASFRVALEIAKRGKPFTDGEMIKECIIAVAEEMCLEKVNLLKTVRMSAKTVARRVENIAENISSQLFDKNGHVEWFSLALDESTDVSDKSYEVHKELLDMYSIHGTTTGTDIFKGVEMAINQKNLRWKNCITTDGGKNMSGKDKGVVALVSVKNDGGSTQFDNLINLLVGFSVFCFWYYSFERRLSPK, encoded by the coding sequence ATGGAAAAGAagcgaaaaattgatagtgaatgcagaaaattcaaagatcAGTGGAACATTCAGTATTTCGTAATTGAGTCCAGTAACAAGGCGCTATGTTTGATTTGCAATGAAAGCATATCTGTTCTCAAAGAATATAACATTAAACCtcattatgaaacaaaacattttcaaaattactcaaaatgtACAGGAAGTATGCGGACAGAAAAATTCGAAGCTATGAAGCGCGGATTGAAATCGCAGCAATCTTCATTTACAAAACTCAAAACTGAACAAGAGGCTGCAACTCGTGCCAGCTTTCGTGTGGCTCTTGAAATTGCAAAACGTGGAAAACCATTCACCGATGGAGAAATGATCAAAGAATGCATAATTGCAGTAGCCGAAGAAATGTGCCTGGAAAAggtaaatttattgaaaactgtcCGTATGTCAGCAAAAACTGTGGCTCGACGGGTAGAAAACATCGCTGAAAATATATCCTCTCAACTGTTCGACAAAAATGGACATGTTGAGTGGTTTTCTTTGGCCTTGGATGAGTCAACGGATGTGTCAGATAAAAGTTATGAAGTGCATAAAGAACTTCTTGATATGTATAGTATTCATGGCACAACTACtggtacagatatttttaaaggagtTGAAATGGCTATTAACCAAAAGAACCTTCGATGGAAAAACTGTATTACAACTGATGGAGGCAAAAACATGAGTGGCAAAGATAAAGGAGTGGTCGCTCTTGTGTCTGTAAAAAATGACGGTGGTTCaacacaatttgataatttgattaatttgcTCGTGGGGTTttctgttttctgtttttggtacTACTCATTTGAGAGAAGACtttctccaaaatga